A window from Salvia miltiorrhiza cultivar Shanhuang (shh) chromosome 2, IMPLAD_Smil_shh, whole genome shotgun sequence encodes these proteins:
- the LOC131009026 gene encoding transcription factor bHLH149-like isoform X1: MLWYQIYISLSLSPIPVSLSTVSPRRATVSSFDQFLQLTFTMAESNPDANSNVSRKRRKIDPDSDARIAAETGPTRWRTQAEQHIYSSKLVDALRHLRRPDSGHAVRDAADRVLAASARGKTRWSRAILTNRLSLRLAHINKKHKKAAKPGAGRSRSRKVAAQKKLPPMQKKVKVLSRLVPGCRKVSLPNLLEETTDYIAALEMQVKAMTFLTGLLNGGASAAAFGHSGQNFSSS; this comes from the exons tctctctctctctctcaccgatACCTGTTTCTCTCTCTACTGTCTCCCCGCGCCGGGCGACTGTTTCCTCCTTTGATCAG TTTTTGCAGTTGACTTTCACTATGGCGGAATCAAATCCCGACGCCAATTCCAACGTATCGCGCAAGCGTCGGAAAATCGACCCGGATTCGGACGCCCGGATCGCCGCGGAAACGGGCCCGACCCGGTGGCGGACCCAAGCGGAGCAGCACATCTACTCGTCGAAGCTCGTGGACGCCCTCCGCCACCTCCGCCGCCCCGATTCCGGCCACGCCGTCCGCGATGCCGCCGACCGGGTGCTGGCGGCGTCCGCCCGGGGCAAGACGCGATGGAGCAGAGCCATCCTCACCAACCGCCTCAGCCTCCGCCTCGCTCACATCAACAAGAAGCACAAGAAGGCGGCCAAGCCGGGCGCCGGAAGATCCCGCTCGAGGAAGGTGGCGGCGCAGAAGAAACTGCCGCCGATGCAGAAGAAAGTTAAGGTCCTGAGCCGGTTAGTCCCCGGCTGCCGGAAGGTCTCGCTGCCCAACCTTCTAGAAGAAACCACTGATTATATTGCGGCTTTGGAAATGCAAGTCAAAGCTATGACTTTTCTCACGGGCCTACTCAATGGCggcgcctccgccgccgcttTTGGCCACTCCGGCCAGAATTTTAGTTCGTCTTAG
- the LOC131009026 gene encoding transcription factor bHLH149-like isoform X2, protein MLWYQIYISLSLSPIPVSLSTVSPRRATVSSFDQLTFTMAESNPDANSNVSRKRRKIDPDSDARIAAETGPTRWRTQAEQHIYSSKLVDALRHLRRPDSGHAVRDAADRVLAASARGKTRWSRAILTNRLSLRLAHINKKHKKAAKPGAGRSRSRKVAAQKKLPPMQKKVKVLSRLVPGCRKVSLPNLLEETTDYIAALEMQVKAMTFLTGLLNGGASAAAFGHSGQNFSSS, encoded by the exons tctctctctctctctcaccgatACCTGTTTCTCTCTCTACTGTCTCCCCGCGCCGGGCGACTGTTTCCTCCTTTGATCAG TTGACTTTCACTATGGCGGAATCAAATCCCGACGCCAATTCCAACGTATCGCGCAAGCGTCGGAAAATCGACCCGGATTCGGACGCCCGGATCGCCGCGGAAACGGGCCCGACCCGGTGGCGGACCCAAGCGGAGCAGCACATCTACTCGTCGAAGCTCGTGGACGCCCTCCGCCACCTCCGCCGCCCCGATTCCGGCCACGCCGTCCGCGATGCCGCCGACCGGGTGCTGGCGGCGTCCGCCCGGGGCAAGACGCGATGGAGCAGAGCCATCCTCACCAACCGCCTCAGCCTCCGCCTCGCTCACATCAACAAGAAGCACAAGAAGGCGGCCAAGCCGGGCGCCGGAAGATCCCGCTCGAGGAAGGTGGCGGCGCAGAAGAAACTGCCGCCGATGCAGAAGAAAGTTAAGGTCCTGAGCCGGTTAGTCCCCGGCTGCCGGAAGGTCTCGCTGCCCAACCTTCTAGAAGAAACCACTGATTATATTGCGGCTTTGGAAATGCAAGTCAAAGCTATGACTTTTCTCACGGGCCTACTCAATGGCggcgcctccgccgccgcttTTGGCCACTCCGGCCAGAATTTTAGTTCGTCTTAG